A stretch of Candidatus Vicinibacter affinis DNA encodes these proteins:
- a CDS encoding enoyl-CoA hydratase/isomerase family protein, giving the protein MGNYVKRFLQDQVETIEFFTDQSNSLPSDILSSLADTIDEISATSECPIILLKSGGDKAFCAGASFDELASITDLEHGKKFFMGFANVILAMRRSPKIILGRIQGKAVGGGVGLASGCDYTFSTTFASVRLSELAVGIGPFVIGPAVERKIGVAAFSQMALNATEWQTALWAKDKGLFQEVFETTEQMDAYISHFSKILLESNPLALIELKKVFWERTEHWLTLLPDRAEISGRLVLSEYTRDAISRFKNTR; this is encoded by the coding sequence ATGGGGAACTATGTGAAAAGATTTCTACAGGATCAGGTAGAAACAATTGAATTTTTTACAGATCAAAGTAATTCATTGCCGTCAGACATTTTAAGTAGTTTGGCAGATACCATTGATGAAATTTCAGCCACATCAGAATGTCCAATAATCTTACTAAAGAGTGGGGGAGATAAAGCTTTTTGTGCAGGGGCAAGTTTTGATGAGTTGGCATCAATCACAGACTTAGAGCATGGAAAGAAGTTCTTTATGGGATTCGCGAATGTCATCCTGGCGATGAGACGCTCCCCTAAAATAATCCTGGGCCGCATACAAGGTAAGGCTGTAGGAGGAGGGGTTGGTTTAGCATCCGGATGTGATTATACCTTTTCTACTACCTTTGCTTCCGTAAGACTTAGTGAACTTGCAGTAGGTATTGGGCCATTTGTGATTGGACCTGCAGTTGAAAGAAAAATTGGGGTCGCTGCATTTTCTCAAATGGCACTAAATGCCACCGAATGGCAAACCGCACTATGGGCAAAGGATAAAGGTTTGTTCCAGGAAGTATTTGAAACTACAGAGCAAATGGATGCTTACATCTCCCACTTTTCCAAAATTTTATTAGAGTCAAATCCATTGGCTTTAATTGAATTGAAAAAAGTTTTTTGGGAGAGAACTGAACATTGGTTGACATTACTTCCAGATCGAGCAGAAATTTCTGGGAGACTGGTGTTAAGTGAATATACAAGGGACGCTATAAGTAGATTTAAAAATACTCGTTAA
- a CDS encoding DoxX family protein produces the protein MKDIFDLISRIFLSAIFLFEAFTSMKFFERTKGTMTEYGLLWNQDFLLICTIIALSIGGLFLLIGYRPAFAVTLLLMYWIPVTFIVYSFWDDPPAKQNLHSIFFMKNIAIIGGLIHVLIYGTGRYSFRRLFGMTKLPKESW, from the coding sequence ATGAAAGACATCTTTGATTTAATTTCCAGGATATTTTTATCCGCAATTTTTCTTTTTGAAGCTTTTACTTCTATGAAGTTTTTTGAAAGAACCAAAGGAACCATGACAGAATACGGCCTCCTTTGGAATCAGGACTTCTTATTGATTTGTACCATCATTGCTTTGAGTATAGGTGGATTATTTTTGTTGATAGGTTATAGACCGGCATTTGCGGTCACTTTGTTGCTGATGTATTGGATTCCAGTAACTTTTATAGTTTATTCCTTTTGGGACGACCCACCTGCCAAGCAAAATCTGCATTCTATATTTTTTATGAAAAATATAGCCATTATAGGTGGACTGATCCATGTTCTCATTTATGGAACAGGTCGATACAGTTTCAGAAGATTATTCGGAATGACAAAACTACCAAAAGAGAGTTGGTAA
- a CDS encoding iron-sulfur cluster assembly accessory protein, with amino-acid sequence MEKGMEILTETPVIITDSARIQLEKIKLEQQIPDLHGLRVGVKGGGCSGFSYVLGFDTQKANDQEYMINGIKVFMDPAHALYLVGMQIEWVEGLNNRGFSFVNPNAKDTCGCGQSFSA; translated from the coding sequence ATGGAAAAGGGCATGGAAATCTTAACAGAAACTCCTGTAATCATTACAGATTCAGCCAGAATTCAGCTGGAGAAAATTAAATTAGAACAACAAATACCTGATTTACATGGACTTAGAGTTGGGGTAAAAGGGGGCGGATGTTCCGGGTTCAGTTATGTTCTTGGTTTTGATACTCAGAAAGCAAATGATCAGGAGTACATGATTAATGGAATTAAAGTGTTTATGGATCCTGCTCACGCGCTGTATCTTGTAGGCATGCAGATTGAATGGGTAGAGGGTCTAAACAATCGCGGGTTCTCTTTTGTCAATCCAAATGCAAAGGATACGTGCGGCTGTGGTCAATCCTTCTCTGCCTGA
- a CDS encoding deoxyribodipyrimidine photo-lyase, giving the protein MKITAFWIRRDLRLEDNHGLYEALMSGNKVLCFFIFDRHILETLNNKKDPRLHFIYQQALTLKQKLNKLGSDLIVTHDYPLAAWKNWIQIYDIQSLYLNRDYEPYAIQRDLKISELFKYKGLSFHCFKDHVLFEKEEVLKDDQTPYTVFTPYKRKWMEKLNQIGISKVFIDYRNELYFDQFIQLSPTPYISLESMGFEPSTLSIPGSGAWEKILAGYSTLRDFPAVHGTSRLGIHLRFGTVSIREIARKAFQVSEVFLSELIWRDFYSMILQAFPEVIGHAFKPAYDRIKWLNSEEKFKLWCEGRTGYPLVDAGMRELNKTGFMHNRVRMVTASFLVKHLLIDWRWGEAYFAEKLLDFDVASNNGGWQWAAGCGTDAAPYFRIFNPEAQQKKFDPKFEYIQKWIPEFNTPSYPRPIVDHGLSRKRCLEVYKEALSD; this is encoded by the coding sequence ATGAAAATAACAGCGTTTTGGATCAGAAGGGATCTCAGGCTCGAAGACAATCACGGACTTTATGAGGCATTGATGTCCGGGAACAAGGTTCTCTGTTTTTTCATATTTGACCGCCACATTCTTGAAACTTTGAACAACAAAAAAGATCCAAGACTTCATTTTATTTACCAACAAGCGTTAACCCTCAAACAAAAGCTAAACAAATTAGGCTCTGATTTAATTGTAACCCATGATTACCCACTTGCTGCCTGGAAAAATTGGATTCAGATATATGACATTCAATCACTTTATCTAAATCGTGATTATGAACCCTATGCAATACAAAGGGATTTGAAAATCAGTGAATTATTTAAATATAAGGGTTTAAGCTTTCATTGTTTTAAAGATCATGTACTTTTCGAAAAAGAGGAGGTGTTGAAAGATGACCAGACACCCTACACAGTTTTCACTCCATACAAAAGAAAATGGATGGAGAAACTGAATCAAATTGGTATTTCTAAGGTTTTTATCGATTATAGAAACGAACTTTATTTTGACCAATTTATTCAGCTAAGTCCTACCCCATATATTTCTCTTGAATCGATGGGTTTTGAACCCTCCACCCTATCGATTCCTGGGTCTGGAGCTTGGGAAAAAATTTTGGCCGGATATTCCACTTTGAGAGATTTTCCAGCAGTGCATGGGACCAGTCGGTTGGGTATTCATTTACGTTTTGGCACCGTGAGTATTCGAGAGATTGCAAGAAAGGCCTTTCAAGTATCCGAGGTTTTTCTGAGCGAATTAATTTGGCGCGACTTTTATTCTATGATTTTACAGGCATTTCCGGAGGTGATTGGGCATGCTTTCAAGCCTGCATATGATCGCATAAAGTGGTTGAATTCTGAAGAGAAATTTAAACTTTGGTGTGAAGGAAGAACAGGTTATCCGCTTGTGGATGCAGGAATGCGTGAGTTAAACAAAACTGGATTCATGCACAATAGAGTGAGAATGGTGACAGCTAGTTTCCTGGTGAAACATTTATTGATAGACTGGAGATGGGGTGAAGCATACTTTGCGGAAAAGTTATTGGATTTTGATGTGGCAAGCAATAACGGAGGTTGGCAATGGGCAGCCGGATGTGGTACCGACGCAGCGCCATATTTTCGAATATTTAATCCCGAGGCCCAACAAAAGAAATTTGATCCTAAGTTTGAATATATTCAAAAGTGGATACCTGAATTTAACACACCATCATACCCAAGGCCTATAGTTGACCACGGATTATCCCGCAAAAGATGCCTGGAAGTTTACAAAGAAGCCTTAAGTGATTGA